One Camelina sativa cultivar DH55 chromosome 3, Cs, whole genome shotgun sequence genomic window carries:
- the LOC104776966 gene encoding protein transport protein Sec61 subunit alpha: MGGGFRVLHLVRPFLAFLPEVQSADRKIPFREKVIYTVISLFIFLVCSQLPLYGIHSTTGADPFYWMRVILASNRGTVMELGITPIVTSGLVMQLLAGSKIIEVDNNVREDRALLNGAQKLLGILIAIGEAVAYVLSGMYGPVGQLGVGNAILIILQLFFAGIIVICLDELLQKGYGLGSGISLFIATNICESIIWKAFSPTTINTGRGAEFEGAVIALFHMLITKSNKVAALRQAFYRQNLPNVTNLLATVLIFLIVIYFQGFRVVLPVRSKSARGQQGSYPIKLFYTSNMPIILQSALVSNLYFISQLLYRKFSGNFFVNLLGQWKESEYSGQSIPVSGLAYLITAPASFAEMAAHPFHALFYIVFMLTACALFSKTWIEVSGSSARDVAKQLKEQQMVMPGHRESNLQKELNRYIPTAAAFGGVCIGALTVLADFMGAIGSGTGILLAVTIIYQYFETFEKEKASELGFFGF; this comes from the exons ATGGGAGGAGGATTTAGAGTATTGCATTTGGTGAGGCCATTCTTGGCATTTCTACCAGAGGTACAGAGTGCTGACAGGAAGATACCATTCAGAGAGAAAGTGATATACACTgtcatctctctcttcatcttccttgtCTGCAGTCAGCTTCCTCTCTATGGTATTCACTCTACCACCGGTGCTGATCCTTTCTATTGGATGCGTGTCATTCTTGCTTCCAACCGTGGAACCGTTATGGAGCTTGGTATTACTCCTATTGTCACATCTGGGTTAGTGATGCAGCTCTTAGCTGGGTCTAAGATTATTGAGGTTGACAACAATGTCCGTGAGGATCGTGCTCTCTT GAATGGTGCTCAGAAGCTTCTTGGGATTCTGATTGCTATTGGTGAAGCTGTTGCTTATGTTCTTTCTGGAATGTATGGTCCTGTTGGTCAGCTTGGTGTTGGAAATGCTATTTTGATCATCCTCCAGCTTTTCTTTGCCGGAATTATCGTTATCTGTCTTGACGAGCTTCTTCAGAAGGGGTATGGTCTTGGCTCCGGGATCTCCCTTTTCATAGCAACCAATATCTG TGAAAGCATTATCTGGAAAGCATTTAGCCCCACAACAATCAACACTGGTCGTGGAGCTGAGTTTGAAGGCGCTGTGATTGCCTTGTTCCATATGCTGATAACTAAGTCCAATAAGGTTGCTGCGCTCAGACAAGCTTTTTACCGGCAAAACCTTCCGAATGTTACCAACTTGCTTGCAACAGTCTTGATCTTCCTGATTGTTATCTACTTCCAAGGCTTCCGTGTTGTGTTGCCCGTGAGGTCTAAGAGTGCTCGTGGCCAACAGGGTTCTTACCCGATCAAGCTGTTCTACACCTCTAACATGCCAATCATTCTCCAATCTGCTCTTGTCTCAAACCTCTACTTCATCTCTCAG CTTCTCTACAGGAAGTTCAGTGGAAATTTCTTTGTAAACCTATTGGGACAGTGGAAAGAATCAGAGTACAGTGGACAATCTATACCAGTTAGTGGTCTTGCATACTTGATCACAGCTCCAGCAAG TTTTGCCGAGATGGCTGCTCATCCATTCCATGCTCTGTTCTATATCGTCTTCATGCTCACTGCTTGTGCCCTGTTCTCAAAGACATGGATTGAAGTCTCCGGATCTTCCGCTAGAGATGTAGCTAAGCAGCTCAAG GAACAACAAATGGTGATGCCGGGACACAGAGAGTCTAACTTGCAGAAGGAGCTGAACCGGTACATCCCAACAGCAGCTGCATTTGGAGGAGTATGCATCGGTGCGCTCACTGTTTTGGCTGATTTCATGGGAGCGATTGGGTCAGGGACTGGAATCTTGCTGGCGGTGACAATCATATATCAGTATTTTGAAACCTTTGAGAAGGAAAAAGCCAGCGAGCTTGGCTTCTTTGGGTTCTGA
- the LOC104776969 gene encoding WD repeat-containing protein 74 codes for MPRIIPPENLGCPPIRALTFDSLGLIKVTEARGKERGTPTVVNTWGEMNASRTVLAASIDDRLRNPLLAVARKDGNVEILNPCNGDLHFAYSVYGDDGCAPEDNEISALHLFRKTIDDQAERSCTLLTCTKKGDVSLRSVKFPDAHSDSTDDSSPKTWKACGSGEILVGKVDGSENFSLFGGRRVEATIWDLEQCTKIWSAKSPPKDNLGIFTPTWFTSATFLSKDDHRKFVTGTKSHQVRLYDISTQRRPVLSFDFRETAITSIAEDPDGHTIYVGNASADLASFDIRTGKLLGSFLGKCSGSIRSVVRHPQHQVIASCGLDRYLRVYDVKTRQLISAVFLKQHLTGLVFDSGFTGEETAVANTVVEAETEEIMDQEDDETEKVPPVKRKKSKKEKRCREIVSEDKDDEENEDETEKASVKTKKSKKEKRSRETVPEDEVKDELRSKKSREHKKKTKKVKHNQEED; via the exons ATGCCTCGCATCATTCCTCCCGAGAATCTCGGTTGCCCACCGATCCGTGCTTTAACCTTTGACTCTCTCGGCTTAATCAAAG TGACTGAAGCTCGTGGTAAAGAGAGAGGGACTCCGACCGTAGTGAACACATGGGGCGAGATGAATGCTTCTAGAACCGTTCTTGCTGCTTCCATTGATGACCGGTTAAGGAATCCG CTTTTGGCTGTTGCAAGAAAAGATGGCAAT GTTGAGATTCTTAATCCTTGTAATGGTGATCTTCACTTTGCATACTCTGTATATGGTGATGATGGTTGTGCCCCTGAGGATAACGAAATTTCTGCCCTGCACTTATTCAGAAAAACGATAGATGATCAGGcagaaag ATCTTGCACATTGCTTACATGCACAAAAAAGGGAGATGTGAGCCTCAGATCAGTTAAATTTCCAGATGCACATAGTGATTCCACGGATGATTCTTCTCCTAAAACTTGGAAAGCATGTGGTTCTGGTGAAATATTGGTTGGTAAAGTGGATGGGAGCGAAAACTTCAGCTTATTTGGAGG GAGACGGGTTGAGGCCACTATATGGGATCTTGAACAATGTACTAAGATCTGGAGCGCCAAATCC CCTCCTAAGGACAATCTCGGAATCTTCACACCCACCTGGTTCACTAGTGCTACGTTCTTGAGCAAGGATGATCACCGTAAATTTGTCACGGGCACCAAGTCTCACCAG GTTCGTCTTTATGACATTTCTACTCAGCGTAGACCAGTCCTGTCCTTTGATTTCCGTGAGACCGCAATTACATCAATCGCGGAAGACCCAGACGGTCATACTATCTATGTCGGGAATGCTTCTGCTGACCTTGCTTCGTTTGATATACGAACAG GAAAGCTGTTGGGAAGCTTTTTAGGAAAATGCTCTGGAAGCATAAGATCTGTGGTTAGACATCCACAGCATCAAGTGATAGCTTCTTGTG GGTTGGACCGATATTTACGTGTTTATGACGTGAAGACACGCCAACTCATTTCTGCG GTTTTCTTGAAGCAGCATCTTACAGGTCTTGTGTTCGACTCGGGCTTTACTGGAGAAG AGACTGCTGTAGCAAACACGGTGGTTGAGGCTGAAACAGAGGAGATTATGGACCAGGAAGACGATGAAACAGAGAAGGTTCCTCCTGTGAAACGGAAGAAGTCAAAGAAAGAGAAACGCTGTAGAGAAATAGTCTCTGAGGATAAAGACGATGAGGAGAATGAAGATGAGACTGAGAAGGCTTCTGTCAAAACAAAGAAGTCAAAGAAAGAGAAACGCAGTAGAGAAACTGTCCCTGAGGATGAAGTGAAAGACGAGCTAAGAAGCAAGAAGTCACGAGAGCACaagaagaaaaccaagaaaGTGAAACACAATCAGGAGGAAGACTAG
- the LOC104776968 gene encoding ER lumen protein-retaining receptor A — MNIFRFAGDMTHLTSILILLLKIYATKSCAGISLKTQELYALVFLTRYLDLFTDYVSLYNSVMKIVFIASSLAIVWCMRRHPLVRRSYDKDLDTFRHQFVVLACFVLALVLNEKFTIQEVFWAFSIYLEAVAILPQLVLLQRSGNVDNLTGQYVLFLGAYRGLYIINWIYRYFTEDHFTRWISCVSGLVQTALYADFFYYYYISWKTNTKLKLPA, encoded by the exons ATGAATATCTTTCGATTTGCTGGCGATATGACTCACTTGACCAGTATCTTAATCCTTCTTCTCAAAATCTACGCTACCAAGTCTTGCGCTG GAATCTCTCTCAAGACTCAAGAGCTATATGCGCTTGTGTTCTTGACTCGCTACTTGGATCTCTTTACGGATTACGTATCTCTCTACAACAGCGTTATGAAGATTGTCTTCATTGCCAGCTCTTTGGCTATCGTTTGGTGTATGCGTAGGCATCCACTTGTGAGGAGGTCATACGATAAGGACCTTGACACATTTCGTCATCAATTTGTTGTGTTGGCATGTTTTGTTCTGGCACTTGTCCTGAATGAAAAGTTCACTATTCAAGAG GTATTCTGGGCCTTTTCTATCTACTTGGAGGCAGTTGCTATCCTTCCCCAGTTGGTTCTGCTACAGAGAAGTGGAAATGTCGACAATTTGACTGGGCAATATGTCCTCTTTCTCGG GGCGTATCGTGGACTCTATATCATCAACTGGATCTATCGCTATTTCACAGAAGATCATTTCACTAGATGGATTT CTTGTGTGTCCGGGCTTGTCCAAACAGCTCTCTACGCGGatttcttctactactactacataaG CTGGAAAACCAACACCAAACTTAAGCTTCCGGCTTGA
- the LOC104776970 gene encoding U-box domain-containing protein 17 — MASAAIFSSLRRRRSPSLEAFLAPVDLSGVALVQTLASISTEVVSCFSGVRFTFQRKNARSLIRKIEIFVVLFEFLADSNWGSRIKKRTSSSVFSESTALLCLKELYLLLYRSKILIDYCAQSSKLWLLLQNPSISGYFHDLNQEISTLLDVFPVNDLCLSQDITEQIELLQRQSRKSKLYIDNNDESLRETFYSFLDAFESGEIPSPVDLRSFFVEKLKIKDSESCRNEIEFLEEQIVNHDGDLEPTGSVINGFVAITRYCRFLLFGFEEDGLEWWIENPKKPRKGFVAQEIGDTFITVPKDFVCPISLDLMTDPVIISTGQTYDRSSIARWIEEGHCTCPKTGQMLMDSRIVPNRALKNLIVQWCTASGISYESEFTDSPNECFASALPTKAAVEANKATVSILIKYLADGSEAAQTVAAREIRLLAKTGKENRAFIAEAGAIPHLCRLLKSENAIAQENSVTAMLNLSIYEKNKSRIMDEGDCLESIVSVLVSGLTVEAQENAAATLFSLSAVHEYKKRIAIVDQCVEALASLLQNGTPRGKRDAVTALYNLSTHPDNCSRMIEGGGVSSLVGALKNEGVAEEAAGALALLVRQSLGAEAIGKEDSAVTGLMGMMRCGTPRGKENAVAALLELCRSGGAAVAEKVLRAPAIAGLLQTLLFTGTKRARRKAASLARVFQRRENAAMRSGGYGFVGNSNGNRDGSFTTDVSVPISISISVPVL, encoded by the coding sequence ATGGCCTCCGCGGCGATATTCTCATCTCTCCGACGGAGGAGATCGCCGTCTTTGGAAGCTTTTCTAGCCCCCGTTGACCTTTCCGGCGTTGCTCTTGTTCAAACCCTAGCTTCCATTTCCACAGAGGTTGTATCTTGTTTCAGCGGCGTTAGATTCACGTTCCAACGCAAGAACGCTCGTTCTCTGATTCGCAAGATCGAGATCTTCGTCGTCTTGTTCGAATTCCTCGCGGATTCGAATTGGGGgtcaagaataaaaaaaagaacaagcaGCTCTGTTTTCTCCGAATCAACGGCGTTGCTCTGTTTAAAAGAGCTTTATCTCCTTCTCTACCGCTCCAAGATCCTCATCGATTACTGCGCTCAATCTAGTAAGTTATGGCTATTGCTACAAAACCCTTCCATTTCTGGGTATTTCCATGATTTAAACCAAGAAATCTCCACTCTTTTGGATGTTTTCCCTGTCAACGACCTCTGTTTAAGCCAAGACATAACAGAGCAAATCGAGTTGTTGCAGAGACAGTCGAGGAAATCGAAACTGTACATCGATAACAACGACGAGTCGTTACGCGAAACGTTCTACTCGTTTCTTGATGCGTTCGAGAGCGGTGAGATTCCGAGTCCTGTTGATCTGAGATCCTTCTTTGTCGAGAAACTGAAGATTAAGGACTCTGAGAGTTGTAGAAACGAAATCGAGTTCTTGGAAGAACAGATTGTGAATCACGATGGTGACTTGGAGCCTACTGGATCAGTGATTAACGGGTTTGTAGCGATTACAAGGTACTGTAGGTTTCTGTTGTTTGGATTCGAAGAAGATGGTTTGGAGTGGTGGATTGAGAATCCTAAGAAGCCACGAAAAGGGTTCGTTGCTCAGGAGATTGGGGACACGTTTATAACTGTTCCGAAAGATTTTGTTTGTCCCATCTCACTTGATTTGATGACGGATCCTGTGATTATATCTACAGGGCAGACTTATGATCGGAGCTCTATAGCTAGGTGGATTGAAGAAGGTCATTGTACTTGTCCTAAAACAGGACAAATGCTTATGGATTCGAGGATTGTTCCAAACCGAGCTTTGAAGAATTTGATTGTGCAATGGTGTACAGCGAGTGGTATATCTTATGAGTCTGAGTTTACTGATTCTCCTAATGAGTGTTTTGCTTCTGCTCTTCCTACTAAAGCTGCGGTTGAAGCTAACAAAGCTACTGTATCGATTCTTATTAAGTATTTAGCAGATGGTTCTGAAGCAGCTCAGACAGTTGCGGCTAGGGAGATACGTCTTTTAGCTAAAACGGGAAAAGAGAACCGTGCGTTTATCGCGGAAGCAGGTGCGATACCGCACTTGTGCCGTCTTCTTAAATCCGAAAACGCTATTGCGCAGGAGAATTCAGTGACTGCGATGTTGAATCTATCGATTTAtgagaagaacaagagtcgGATCATGGACGAAGGTGATTGTTTGGAGTCTATAGTAAGTGTATTAGTTTCTGGTCTCACAGTGGAAGCGCAAGAAAACGCAGCAGCTACATTGTTCAGTCTCTCTGCTGTACACGAGTATAAGAAACGTATAGCGATCGTTGATCAATGCGTTGAGGCGTTAGCGTCATTGCTTCAAAACGGGACACCGAGAGGGAAGAGAGATGCGGTTACAGCGTTATATAACTTATCGACACATCCAGATAACTGCAGTAGGATGATTGAAGGAGGAGGTGTGTCTAGTCTCGTTGGAGCTCTCAAGAACGAAGGCGTAGCAGAGGAAGCAGCAGGAGCTTTGGCTTTGTTAGTAAGACAATCTCTTGGCGCTGAAGCTATAGGGAAAGAGGACTCAGCTGTGACGGGGCTCATGGGGATGATGAGATGTGGAACACCGAGAGGGAAAGAAAACGCGGTGGCTGCGTTGCTCGAACTCTGTAGGAGCGGTGGAGCAGCTGTAGCGGAGAAAGTGTTGAGAGCACCTGCCATTGCGGGGTTACTTCAAACGCTTTTGTTTACCGGGACAAAACGTGCTAGACGGAAAGCTGCATCGCTTGCTCGTGTTTTCCAGAGGCGGGAAAATGCTGCGATGCGGTCTGGTGGTTACGGGTTTGTAGGGAATTCAAATGGTAATAGAGACGGTAGTTTTACAACCGATGTCTCTGTACCGATATCAATCTCAATCTCCGTACCTGTGTTGTGA
- the LOC104776971 gene encoding RNA polymerase II degradation factor 1 (The sequence of the model RefSeq protein was modified relative to this genomic sequence to represent the inferred CDS: added 3 bases not found in genome assembly) encodes MSSKVGGGGSAGGRKANNDIPSGSREIVKSLKEIVNAPEAEIYAMLKECNMEPNEAVARLLSQDPFHEVKSKKEKKKETRDTPDSRPRGANNMYNRGARGGSDRYSGRGGSTHFSSTDSGNYQGKSTNKKESGPQGYTASWSSASGVADHHQTQNSDSVATENKLSSVTSGDVISSSQPASGHQTAWFGAPGQRSMADIVKMGIPQNKTMKQNVNMRSEISHEHAASANQQVPVRDEWPSIEKPVAPRTSSVSVAPAESEVCNGPAEFQSDRGEQHLKDRLENIHLAENEPSEIRGVDHVQADSVQEDDSAVSSEFDDNPYQTQNHPVEHHKDEDDVSSRPANYQQQTVDSHDQEASHEEDRPAVVIPNHLLIHTEECSQLSFGSFGGFGSRPLSNNVEETSDVAPQIEHSDARNTEYYGDEHLEGTANGNMVHAPATENYDDSLESRREVLKQENSEGAQEHQYTFAQSEPGYAYENAKQQQMNTVYDASQTNAQNQMQNLASLSNVMQGYTHSVPNALFAQTAQSVRELEFQYSPFSVAQSLQSRNSNNASSLSGQSISMPEALRGSGIPATQAAQQTLPSANIATGPALPQQLPMHPYSQPTLPLTHYANMISYPVMPQNYPYMPSAFQQTFGNSSYHQLAASLLPQYKTNVSPGNLPQSATAPASAYGFGNSTNVGSAASFPLNQQSAPTGTTLGYEDVLSSQYKESNHLLALQQQQQQQQHQQQQQNENSAMWHHGHGSRTMSGVPANTYYNLQAQQQLQLHQQLQQQQQQQTQQAAGGYRQAQQQQHYGSHGYPNFYQSQTEMSLERQQQSPRDGAGSQAGQQSNQTQQQLWQNSY; translated from the exons ATGAGCAGCAAGGTGGGCGGCGGCGGAAGTGCCGGAGGGAGGAAAGCTAATAACGATATCCCTTCAGGGTCTAGAGAAATAGTAAAAAGCTTGAAGGAAATTGTAAACGCTCCCGAGGCTGAGATCTATGCTATGCTTAAAGAGTGCAATATGGAGCCTAACGAAGCCGTTGCTCGCCTCCTCTCTC ATCCATTTCACGAGGTAAAgagcaagaaagaaaagaagaaagag ACTAGGGATACACCGGATTCTCGGCCTCGTGGTGCTAATAACATGTATAACCGTGGTGCTAGAGGTGGTTCTGATCGTTATAGCGGGAGAGGTGGATCTACCCATTTCAGCTCTACAG ATTCTGGAAACTACCAAGGAAAATCtacaaacaagaaagaaagtgGACCACAAGGTTACACAGCTTCTTGGTCTTCTGCTTCTGGAGTGGCGGACCACCATCAGACACAAAACAG TGATTCCGTCGCTACGGAAAATAAATTGTCATCTGTTACCTCGGGTGATGTAATATCATCATCACAGCCGGCTTCTGGACATCAAACTGCATGGTTTGGCGCTCCAGGCCAGAGGTCTATGGCTGACATTGTGAAGATGGGTATACCACAGAACAAGACAATGAAGCAAAATGTCAATATGCGTTCTGAGATAAGTCATGAGCATGCAGCTAGCGCAAATCAGCAGGTCCCTGTTAGAGATGAATGGCCATCGATTGAGAAGCCAGTGGCACCTCGTACATCTTCTGTATCAGTAGCACCAGCAGAATCAGAGGTATGCAATGGTCCAGCTGAATTCCAATCCGATAGAGGAGAGCAACATTTGAAGGACCGGttagaaaatatacatttagCAGAAAATGAACCTTCTGAAATTCGTGGAGTCGATCATGTGCAAGCTGACTCTGTTCAAGAAGATGACTCTGCAGTTTCATCAGAATTTGATGATAATCCATATCAGACACAGAACCATCCAGTAGAGCACCACAAAG atgaagatgatgtttcGTCTCGTCCAGCcaattatcaacaacaaaccgTAGATAGTCATGATCAAGAAGCCTCACATGAAGAAGATAGACCTGCTGTTGTAATTCCAAACCATTTGCTAATCCATACCGAAGAATGCTCGCAATTAAGTTTCGGAAGCTTTGGAGGTTTTGGATCAAGACCTTTGAGCAACAACGTAGAAGAGACTTCTGATGTAGCTCCACAGATTGAACATTCAGATGCAAG AAATACTGAGTACTATGGCGATGAACATCTTGAAGGTACAGCCAATGGAAATATGGTCCACGCACCTGCTACTGAAAATTATGATGATTCTTTAGAGTCGAGGCGAGAGGTTTTGAAGCAAGAAAACTCTGAGGGCGCTCAGGAGCACCAGTACACATTTGCTCAGTCTGAGCCAGGGTATGCGTATGAAAATGCTAAGCAGCAGCAGATGAATACTGTATATGATGCCTCACAGACAAATGCACAGAATCAGATGCAGAATCTTGCTTCGTTATCAAATGTGATG CAGGGGTATACACACTCAGTTCCCAATGCTTTATTTGCACAAACAGCACAAAGTGTGAGGGAACTTGAGTTCCAGTATTCACCTTTCTCAGTTGCACAGTCTCTGCAGTCAAGAAATAGCAACAATGCTTCATCACTTAGTGGCCAAAGCATTTCCATGCCAGAG GCTCTCCGAGGCAGTGGGATCCCGGCAACACAGGCAGCTCAGCAAACCTTACCTAGTGCTAATATCGCTACTGGACCAGCTCTTCCTCAACAGCTTCCAATGCATCCCTACTCTCAACCCACATTGCCTCTAACGCACTATGCAAACATGATCAGTTATCCTGTTATGCCTCAGAACTATCCATACATGCCATCCGCTTTCCAGCAAACATTTGGTAATAGCTCATACCACCAGCTAGCTGCCTCATTGCTTCCGCAGTACAAAACGAATGTCTCTCCCGGTAATTTGCCTCAGTCTGCAACGGCGCCTGCCTCCGCTTATGGATTTGGAAACTCAACCAATGTTGGATCTGCTGCAAGCTTCCCTCTTAACCAACAGTCTGCTCCTACCGGTACAACACTTGGTTATGAAGATGTTCTTAGTTCTCAATACAAAGAGAGTAATCACTTACTGGCacttcagcagcagcagcagcaacagcaacatCAGCAACAACAGCAG AACGAAAACTCGGCGATGTGGCATCACGGTCATGGTTCCAGAACCATGTCAGGTGTCCCAGCTAACACGTACTACAACCTCCAAGCACAGCAGCAACTACAACTACACCAgcaactacaacaacaacaacaacagcagacCCAGCAAGCAGCGGGAGGATATCGCCAAGCTCAGCAACAACAGCATTATGGATCTCATGGATACCCAAATTTCTATCAGTCCCAAACTGAAATGTCACTCGAACGCCAGCAGCAAAGCCCTAGGGATGGTGCTGGGTCTCAGGCTGGTCAACAGTCGAATCAAACCCAGCAGCAGCTCTGGCAAAACTCgtactaa
- the LOC104778938 gene encoding glycine-rich RNA-binding protein 3, mitochondrial-like, with product MTHRIASRCFSIMLIFLLITSPLDVIAQGQGGQGDIPVVNPTAPGGSTTTPTITQPSPPTSTFPSPTTPTTTPTGGYPPLDGTTPTGGYPPLDGTSPPGGGGDVGGGYGGGNAPGGGGDTGAGGGGGGGYGGGAPGGGGGGDTGAGGGGATGGGGGGGDTGAGGSGQWCIAKANASPTSLQVALDYACGYGGADCGQIQQGAACYEPNTIRDHASFAFNSYYQKHPGSDSCNFGGAAQLTSTDPSKGSCHFSSSSGTVRYVSPSTKLADFYR from the exons ATGACTCACCGTATAGCTTCTCGATGTTTCTCCATCATGCTTATATTTCTTCTAATCACTTCAC CTTTAGATGTCATAGCTCAGGGTCAGGGAGGACAAGGTGATATACCAGTTGTTAATCCTACAGCTCCCGGTGGTAGTACCACCACACCAACCATAACCCAACCATCACCGCCTACCTCAACATTCCCAAGTCCAACTACACCAACAACTACACCAACTGGAGGTTATCCACCACTTGATGGTACCACACCAACCGGTGGTTACCCGCCACTTGATGGCACCTCACCtccaggtggtggtggtgatgttgGTGGTGGTTACGGTGGTGGTAATGCACCTGGTGGAGGTGGTGACACTGGTGCAGGCGGAGGAGGTGGCGGCGGTTATGGTGGTGGTGCAcctggtggcggaggaggaggtgaCACCGGTGCAGGAGGTGGTGGTGcaactggtggtggtggtggtggtggtgacacTGGTGCAGGGGGAAGTGGCCAGTGGTGTATAGCGAAAGCAAATGCTTCGCCAACATCATTACAGGTGGCTTTGGATTACGCATGTGGGTATGGAGGAGCTGATTGTGGCCAGATCCAACAAGGTGCAGCCTGTTACGAGCCTAACACTATTCGTGATCATGCTTCCTttgctttcaatagttattaccAGAAGCATCCTGGTTCAGACAGCTGCAATTTTGGAGGGGCAGCCCAACTTACCAGCACAGATCCAA GTAAAGGAAGCTGTcacttctcatcatcatcaggaaCAGTCAGGTATGTTTCTCCTTCAACTAAACTAGC TGATTTCTACAGATGA
- the LOC104776972 gene encoding cold-regulated 413 inner membrane protein 2, chloroplastic → MASLCLSSSRIVFLHHHNPCLSLKFRPRISNLSGLSHSASDVSFSPLRLSSDRQRTASVSAKVEKRRKRGSSVVCYATPMLSVHNLQWISTISCVALMLTRGTGIHKSFVVPLFALQAPLGIVSWMKGEYGIWAAFLALLTRLFFSFPGELELPFIALLLVIVAPYQVMSMRGKQEGAILSLAISCFLAFQHFSRAGSLQKAFDQNSVLATVAIIGVTIVSILFLI, encoded by the exons ATGGCGAGTCTCTGTCTCTCATCGTCCCGGATCGTCTTTCTCCACCACCACAACCCctgtctctctctcaaattccGGCCTCGCATTTCGAATCTCTCCGGTCTAAGCCACAGTGCGAGTGATGTTTCCTTCAGTCCGCTAAG GTTATCGTCTGATCGTCAGCGAACGGCTTCAGTGTCGGCCAAGGTTGAGAAGCGGCGGAAGAGAGGATCGAGTGTGGTTTGTTATGCTACTCCGATGTTGTCTGTTCATAATCTACAATGGATCTCCACAATTTCTTGCGT tgcATTGATGCTTACAAGGGGTACTGGTATTCATAAGTCCTTTGTTGTTCCACTATTCGCTCTACAAGCACCATTGGGCATTGTCTCCTGGATGAA GGGTGAATATGGCATCTGGGCAGCATTCCTGGCGCTTCTTACTCGACTGTTCTTCTCTTTCCCAG GTGAACTTGAGCTGCCATTTATAGCATTACTCTTGGTGATTGTGGCGCCATATCAAGTTATGAGCATGAG AGGGAAACAAGAAGGGGCTATCCTTTCTTTAGCGATCTCTTGTTTCCTGGCTTTCCAGCATTTCTCACGAGCAGGCAGCTTGCAGAAAGCATTTGATCAGAATTCAGTTCTTGCCACTGTAGCAATAATTGGTGTCACAATTGTATCGATCCTTTTCTTGATATAA
- the LOC104776973 gene encoding cold-regulated 413 inner membrane protein 1, chloroplastic-like: MASLCLSSSRVVSLHHQKPFLSLKVLRPRSSGLSAGIGHATTGSVSFNPLRLLADRHRTRTATVSTRVEKRQKRGSSLVCYASPVSVYNLQWISAISCIALILARGTGIQKSVVVPLFALHAPSSIVAWIKGEYGVWAAFIALIVRLFFTFPSELELPFIALLLVIVAPHQVMSIRGRQEGAIISLAISCFLAFQHFSKAGSLEKAYEKSSVLATVAIIGVTVVSLLFLL, translated from the exons ATGGCGAGTCTCTGTCTCTCATCGTCCCGAGTAGTTTCTCTCCACCACCAgaaaccttttctctctttaaaagTACTCCGGCCTCGTTCATCAGGTCTCTCCGCCGGTATAGGTCACGCTACTACGGGTTCTGTTTCCTTCAATCCgttaag GTTATTGGCTGATCGTCATCGAACCAGAACCGCTACGGTATCGACAAGGGTTGAGAAACGGCAAAAGAGAGGATCGAGCTTGGTGTGCTATGCTTCTCCCGTTTCTGTATATAATCTACAATGGATCTCAGCTATTTCTTGCAT tgcgTTGATTCTTGCAAGGGGTACTGGTATCCAAAAGTCCGTTGTTGTTCCACTATTCGCTCTACACGCACCATCGAGCATTGTCGCCTGGATTAA GGGAGAATATGGCGTTTGGGCAGCATTCATCGCGCTTATTGTTCGACTGTTCTTTACTTTTCCAA GTGAACTTGAGCTGCCATTCATTGCATTACTCTTGGTGATTGTTGCGCCTCATCAAGTTATGAGCATAAG AGGGAGGCAAGAAGGAGCAATCATATCATTAGCAATCTCTTGTTTTCTGGCTTTCCAACATTTCTCAAAAGCAGGCAGCTTGGAGAAAGCATATGAGAAGAGTTCAGTTCTTGCCACTGTAGCCATTATTGGTGTCACAGTtgtatctcttcttttcttgttataa